The DNA sequence AAAAAGCAACGCCCAAATCTCCGAAAGGCCGAGAAGATATGAAAAGATTtaagatttcgctactgtagcacttttgtttgtttgtggcaaatattatctaatcatagactaattaagatcaaaagatttatctcgcgatttacagttaaactatacaattagtttttatttttgtctacatttaatgcttcatgcatgtgctaaaaaattcaatgtgacagagaattttaaaaacttgTTGGACCTTGTTAAGATgtgaaaaaatttggatttcgctaatgtagcattttcgtttgtttgtggtaaatattatccaatcatagattgactagggtcaaaaaattcgtctcgtgatttacaggcaaactgtgtaattattttttattttcatctatatttagtgcttcatgtatgtgccgtaaaattcgatgtgacgaagaattttaaaatttttttggttttcaagtgtgaactaaacaaggccttggttttTGGGTTAAACAAAGCCCGAAACAATCCCTGCATTAACAGCAAGGAGCGCTTCAACTCGCCACTTGCAGTTTCGAGATCTGCGCCGCTGTTGCtgtcccctctccctctcccccatCCGGCCATCCCCTTCTTCCagatccttccttccttccgctCACCCACGCGGACGCCGGTGGGCTACCCCACGATCCTTCGGGGTGCAGGGGAGCATGCGGAAGAAGGGGCGGGCGGTGCCGGAGTGGCTCAACAGCCCAATTTGGTCCGCGACCCCGCCTGCGCCCACCCCGCCGGACCCCTACGGCGTCGACCTcgccccgccgccgcccccaaagccgccgccgccagctgtACCCCCGCCGCCGTCGTACGAGCAGGCCGTAGGGGTGGGTGGTGGCCGACGGGATGAGGATGAGTACGAGGGCGCCGGGGCGGTGATACGGGCGCACCTGCTCTCCGACTTCAAGGCCGCGGTGCGTGCAGGAAAAGCGGGGCGTTGGTTATCCCTTGGATTCTCGCTAGGTTTTTCCTGTTTAATTGACTCTCTTGTGGGTGCGTGCAGCTGTCGAAGAAGGTGGTGAACATGGGAGAGCTGCAGCGCTTAGCCTGCCTTGGCGTTCCCGACGGCGGTGGCGGTGTCCGACCCGTTGTCTGGAAGGTCCCCACTCGCATTCTCTTCTCATTGTAATTGTGAATTTCGGTTGAGAGTTCTGCATTTCCTAGTTGCGCTGCAAGGGTTTAGTGTTGATATTTGATTGGGGGTCTTATTTTGCAAATTTAGTAATTATTAGTTTGAATACAAATTGTTCATAGTAATGTTAACAAGATGTCCTGTGTTTGTGAGCCAATGTCCTTTGTGCACTGCTTTAGACTGTAATTTGATGGTGAGAGACTGAGCTTGTGACGTAAATGAGGAAGGAGAAAGGTTCACATCATTGTTTCATTCTGCATAGCTGACTTATGTGTATAGTCAACTTTTTCTGGCTGAATTGGGACATGGAGATAGAGTTACAAAGTGTGTAGTTTTTTAAGGTTACAAGAGGGTAGGGATCTGCAGGGCTGGTGGTTGTTTGGTAAATGGGGAATGAACGATACTTGTTGGTCTACGATGTAGTTCATCGTGCACCTACATTTTGTGAAAATCACCCACTCAAAAAGTGGTTTCTAACTTGTGTAGGAAATGTAATCCTTGAAATGGTTTCATGGCCTTTTTCAGTGAAAGTGGAAACCACCAAAATTCTCAATAAATTGTCTTATTCTTTTACCCTCCTGGGATATATCTTATATTCAATCTTGTCCTGTGTTTGACTACCATCAGTGTCCATTTGAATTTGCTTAAACTGATGTTCTGATTCTGATAGGTGTGGGTTTACCATGGTTTGCTTTGCATTCCACATTGATCCCAGTTTATGTATCATGCATTGTTTTGTAAATGGTCATGATTAAGCATGCATTCTTGGAGCTTCTGGCAGTATGTCTGTACAATTTACATCAGTTTTTGTTATCTAATTACTCTCTATACGAGAAATTTATTCTACTATATTTATAGTGTGCAGCTTCTTTTGGGGTATTTGCCAACTGATCGTTCCTTATGGGCTTATGAGTTAGAAAAGAAGCGGAGTCAATATAGTGCATACAAAGAAGAGTTTCTTCTAAATCCTGTAAGTTTCAGTTGCTAGTCTCCAACTCAATGAGTGAAGATCTATCAATCCTATTTAtctttgtatatatataatatgagGACAATATCTAGAgttgctaggaaaaatctggttCTTGTTCAATAGGACAATGTTGTGTGGTTGTTTTACCTGGAAATAAATCAAGAATGTGCCCCAAAAATTGAGAAGTCAATTGGCAATGCAGTAGCAATGATAGTTAAAATGTTGAGTAGCTCTCAGCATTTGCCATAGGTGTCACTTAAAAGTTCTAAGATAAGAGAGATACCAGGCAACATAGCTAGTTCTTCCGAGCCTTAAATCATACTATTTGGAGGTGTTTACGACTTCTGTTTGGTATAGTCCTGATTCCTGAACTTTTTTCTGTGATTGGTTCTTCTAAGGGCACATAAATTGTTCAATTGTTAATGTGAGAGTTCTGACAGTCCTTTATGTGGTTAGTCAGAAAAACTACGAAGGATGGAGGAAACAAAGCTGTCGAGAAAGAAAGAGTTAAACATTGAGAGGATTGGCTTTCTTCCGAGATTAGAAGTTACTAATGAAGAGCATCCTTTAAGCTCTGGTAAATCTAGCTTGTGGAATCAATATTTTCAGGTACTATTTCTTTAGCTCTGCCACTTTGTGCTACCTGAAGCATCCAGAGTTTTATGCATGGTTGAAAACCACCAATGATAACTGGCTGCTTTCCTAACACTCTTCCAAGTACCTTCTGATATGGGATTGGCTAGAACTAGCCAAAGTAATGCCATTTGCTTTtcatgagaaattctttacaattTGGTGCAGTTTTCTTATGCGATTATGTGCCTCGTTTGAGTTTGTTTTTGTCTCTGTTTTCATTGGAAGTTGGCCCTGTTTTCATGGTCTAGATATGAATTGAAAATACTAGTTGCACTACTGATGATGTGTTTGGTCATGTTCATATCACTGGTCGTGACTACAAATTAAATGTTACTTTATCTGTCTAGCTTTGGAGTTGTGTGTTTTACCTGAACGAATGCTCTTActtcctccccctccccccccctGGCTTTTGCAACAACTATAATGAGAAGGCAAGAGTAAACAAAATGGAAAAGTTGGTTCTCCTGACTTGTATTCTTCTTGTATTACTTGTATAGTTTATGACTGCTGAACAGTTGATTTGAATGTTAAGTGGATGTACAAAAACATGGTTTTGCTTTTATCATTTTGATGCTCATGATCTAAACACATATTTTCAGGATTCAGAGATACTGGAACAGATAGACCGAGATGTAAAGCGAACGCATCCTGATATTTCCTTTTTCTCATCAAAGTCTAACCAGGTTCGTATTCAGTGTTTACAGTGTTCTGACTGATACCAATTATACCAATATGACTAGATTGTTTGTTCTTTTTGACCATATCAGGAATCTCTGAGGAGAATTCTAATTATATTTTCAAAATTGAACCCCAGTATAAGATATGTGCAAGGGATGAATGAAGTTTTGGCACCTCTATTTTATGTATTCAAGAATGACCCTGACCCAAGCAGCTCAGTAAGTTGTTCTACCATAAATTATTTTTATTCCGTAGTTTTCCACAGGGTATTCTGACTTCCCTATCCCTCCCTCCCTAGATGGTGGCCATATTTTTTATTAATCTGTTGGTTTTTATGTATAACTTCAGAAGTGTTTTGTTGATTATTGTTAACTTCAGATAGATGGCCATATTCATCAACATACATACCAATTTTTGGAAATGCAGGCGTCAGCTGAAGCAGACACGTACTTTTGCTTTGTCGAATTGTTGAGTGGCTTTAGAGACAACTATTGTAAGCATCTTGACAATAGCAGCGTGGGTATCCGATCTACACTTTCGAAATTATCACAACTATTGAAGCGGCATGATGAGGAACTATGGCGTCACATGGAGGTCACAACAAAGGTAGGCCTCATAGGCTGATTATATAGgatacataggactaacacggTAACACCCtatgtggtactattcctatttactaTAATATTGAGCAGCCAAGCCAAATAGGCTTGGGTGCTAGGCCCATGGCCAGCCCATAGGGCGCCTATTCTAACACGCCCCCGCAGTCGAATCGTTAGCTACTCTGCACGTTTTGACTGGACCTAAACTCCGTGAATACTGAAGAAGGCAACCCTTTGGTGAAGATATCCGCATATTGCGAAGAGGTGGGAATATGCAGAACACGAAGATCACCAATGGTGACTCGCTCCCGAACGAAGTGAAGATCGatctcaatgtgcttggttcgctGATGCTTAATCGGGTTGGAGGTCATGTAGACAACACTAATGTTGTCACAATACACCAGTGTGGCGCGCCAGAGAGGGGCATGCAACTCGAGAAGAAGCTAGTGTAGCCAGGTAGCCTCTGCAACTCCATTGGCCACTGCGTGATACTCGGCTTCAGCACTGGATCTTGATACCGTGTTGTGGCGCTTGGAGGACCAGGAGACAAGATTGTCGCCAAGGAACACAACATAGCCTGAGGTGGACTTGCGACTTGCTAGTGTCCGGACAACTAGCCCAATCAGCCTTGGTGTAGACGACAAGAACAATCAAAGTAGACGTTCGCAGCGCAGCAGGAGACCAAGGTGAAGAGTGCCTCGAATGTAGCGAAGAATGCTCCAGCAAGACTACGAACACAGGGGCCCTCTCAGCAGCAACCTTAGGATTGGTGTCAACTGGAGTAGAGCATGGCTTGCACTCAGCATGTACTGTCGCTGTGAGAGCACTGTGAGAGCAGAAGTCCACCACTTCGCTGAACATGCATGCTGAGGAAGTGATGTAGATCACCAAGGTCTTTCATGGTGAATTCTCGCTGTAGTGCTGACATGATCCGCTGGAGAAGATCGGTTGATGAAGCTGTgaggacaatgtcatcaacatattgCAATAGATAGGCGGCTGTGTCTGATCCACGTTGGTAGACAGAGCGAGGTGTCTGACTTGGCTTCAACAAACCCAATAGACAGCCCAATAGACAGCAAGTAACTCGCCATTTGGCTATACCAAGCACGAGGAGCCTGCTTTAGGCCATAGAGCGATTTCTTCAAGAGGCAGACAAAATCCGGATGAGCTGGATCTTCGAACCTGATGGCTGCTGGCAATACACTATCTCACTGAGATTGCCATGAAGAAAGGCGTTCTTCATGTCAAGAATAGGCCAGCGGTGAGAGAGCGACAAGGAGAGCACAGTGCAGACAGTAGCGGGCTTCACCACCTGACTGAAGGTCTCATCAAGGTCCACACCAGGTCGCTAGGTGAAACCACGGAGGACCCAACGTGCCTTGTACCGCTCAAGGGAGTCATCAGACTGAGTTTGTGCTTGAAGATCCACTTCCCAGTGACAACATTGGCTTGGGGTGGACGGGGCACAAGATCCTAGGTGTGGTTCTGGAGGAGAGCACTGTGTTCTTCCATAGCTGCTCGCCAATTGGGGTCAGCAATAGTGCTTCGGAAGGTCTTTGGCATCGGAGAGAGAGGCACAACATGGTAGGCGGCGGGCATCTAGAAGCCGCTCTTCGAATGGGTGCCCATGGAGTGTTGGTTGGCCACTAGTGGAACAGGAACCATGCCGCTCTTGGGCAGCGGGGCGGCTTTCGAAGGAGCCAGTGAAGGAGCAGCCGGGGCGGTTGGTGCAGGAGCAGTCGGGGTGGCTGGTGCAGGAGcagccggtggtggtcgcggTCGACGTGAGTAGTGGTACGTGAAATCGTGAGCCGGGCGAAGAGGTGGAAACCCCTGTGGAGGCCTACGGGGCGCCTGAGGAGGCGCGAGGGAGCCCGTGGATGGCGCAGAGGACATCGAGCCAGCGCGCAGCGCGGGCAGGACGTACGGCAGGTGTGAATAGGCGTCGCTGTGTGCGTTAGGCAGCTCTGTGGCCGCGCGGGGCGCGGATGTGGGGCTCATGAGAGCCTCACGTGGTGCGGTGGGAGTCCTCGATGCTCGCAGCACAGGGGATGTAGAGCGCGGGTGTCGGAGGATCATTAGCATCTTCTGGAAGCTCCAGGGGCGCCCTAGGCACCGCCGTGGAGGGACCGGAAGGGGCGCTGGTGGTG is a window from the Sorghum bicolor cultivar BTx623 chromosome 5, Sorghum_bicolor_NCBIv3, whole genome shotgun sequence genome containing:
- the LOC8064426 gene encoding TBC domain-containing protein C1952.17c isoform X1, with the protein product MRKKGRAVPEWLNSPIWSATPPAPTPPDPYGVDLAPPPPPKPPPPAVPPPPSYEQAVGVGGGRRDEDEYEGAGAVIRAHLLSDFKAALSKKVVNMGELQRLACLGVPDGGGGVRPVVWKLLLGYLPTDRSLWAYELEKKRSQYSAYKEEFLLNPSEKLRRMEETKLSRKKELNIERIGFLPRLEVTNEEHPLSSGKSSLWNQYFQDSEILEQIDRDVKRTHPDISFFSSKSNQESLRRILIIFSKLNPSIRYVQGMNEVLAPLFYVFKNDPDPSSSIDGHIHQHTYQFLEMQASAEADTYFCFVELLSGFRDNYCKHLDNSSVGIRSTLSKLSQLLKRHDEELWRHMEVTTKVYPQYYAFRWITLLLTMEFSFNVCIHIWDAILGDPEGPSDTLMRICCAMLILVRKRLLAGDFTANIQLLQHYPATNIDHLLHIANRLRGTVAG
- the LOC8064426 gene encoding TBC domain-containing protein C1952.17c isoform X2; the protein is MRKKGRAVPEWLNSPIWSATPPAPTPPDPYGVDLAPPPPPKPPPPAVPPPPSYEQAVGVGGGRRDEDEYEGAGAVIRAHLLSDFKAALSKKVVNMGELQRLACLGVPDGGGGVRPVVWKLLLGYLPTDRSLWAYELEKKRSQYSAYKEEFLLNPSEKLRRMEETKLSRKKELNIERIGFLPRLEVTNEEHPLSSGKSSLWNQYFQDSEILEQIDRDVKRTHPDISFFSSKSNQESLRRILIIFSKLNPSIRYVQGMNEVLAPLFYVFKNDPDPSSSASAEADTYFCFVELLSGFRDNYCKHLDNSSVGIRSTLSKLSQLLKRHDEELWRHMEVTTKVYPQYYAFRWITLLLTMEFSFNVCIHIWDAILGDPEGPSDTLMRICCAMLILVRKRLLAGDFTANIQLLQHYPATNIDHLLHIANRLRGTVAG